The Anopheles merus strain MAF chromosome 2L, AmerM5.1, whole genome shotgun sequence genome has a segment encoding these proteins:
- the LOC121592268 gene encoding myomodulin neuropeptides 1-like, giving the protein MRRTERPCRELLLDRLANTKLKLLDRKLLGRKLLGRKLLGRKILGRRSLGRRSLGRRSLGRRSLGRRSLGRRSLGRRSLGRQLLGRKLLGRKLLGRKILGRKLLGRKLLRRKLLGRKLLDRKLLGRNRLGCKLFGRKLLGRKVRRRFFNTIMKNIMNKVIVSPPLSLDYDIENIA; this is encoded by the coding sequence ccgcaccgagcgcccctgccgagagctcctgctcgatcggctcgctaacACAAAACTCAAACTTCTTgatcgcaaacttcttggtcgcaaacttcttggtcgcaaacttcttggtcgcaaaattcttggtcgcagaagTCTTGGTCGCAGAAGTCTTGGTCGCAGAAGTCTTGGTCGCAGAAGTCTTGGTCGCAGAAGTCTTGGTCGCAGAAGTCTTGGTCGCAGAAGTCTTGGTCGCCAACTTCTTGGCCGCAAACTTCTTGGACGCAAACTTCTTGgacgcaaaattcttggtcgcaaacttcttggtcgcaaacttcttcgacgaaaacttcttggtcgcaaacttcttgatCGCAAATTGCTTGGTCGCAATCGTCTTGGTTGCAAActttttggtcgcaaacttcttggtcgcaaagttcgtCGTCGCTTTTTCAATacgattatgaaaaatatCATGAACAAAGTAATAGTTTCACCTCCACTGTCACTCGATTACGATATTGAGAATATCGCATAG